A genomic region of Chitinimonas arctica contains the following coding sequences:
- a CDS encoding response regulator, whose protein sequence is MEKTINILIADDYHQMRLAVQHVLSNMELHNLHQASQGLEARHILESVPISLIIADWNMPGMSGYELLCWCRNDPHYRNVPFILLTAESGRDSLAQAIAAGVSDYLVKPFTAATLRSRIVKLIGGQAEQKPLPPPSLPRVSDTPLLGIDAPSEERLSRASVLVVDDVATNIEVIAGILKSEYAIKVAISGRKALEIANGSTPPDLILLDVMMPEMDGNEVCRQLKSQPATRDIPVIFLTARDQVDDVVDGLALGAVDYVVKPAQPAILKARIRTHLRLSQARRDLLRQNAALADNARLREDIERITHHDLKNPISAISHTAELLLLESDWPDTQRERLQLLDGAARQALDLVTLSLTLYKIEQGQFRLESARINLGRLLETVVQEIKVQFAWKPVEIRLDIPVAQSALGENALCRSVFANLLKNAVEASPDETEVHVQLLRAGGECTITLRNHGVVPLLIREHFFDKYVSHGKSDGTGLGSYSAKLLTEAQGGRISLACDDDAAQTCLTVYLPAAD, encoded by the coding sequence ATGGAAAAGACCATCAATATCCTGATTGCCGACGACTACCACCAGATGAGGCTGGCGGTTCAGCACGTGCTGTCCAATATGGAGTTGCACAATCTGCACCAGGCCAGCCAGGGTCTGGAAGCACGGCATATCCTGGAGTCGGTGCCGATTTCCCTGATCATCGCCGACTGGAACATGCCCGGCATGAGCGGCTATGAGCTGTTGTGCTGGTGCCGCAACGATCCGCATTATCGCAACGTGCCGTTTATCCTGCTGACGGCGGAATCCGGCCGCGACTCCCTGGCCCAGGCGATCGCCGCCGGCGTCAGCGACTATCTGGTCAAGCCGTTTACCGCGGCCACTCTGCGCTCGCGCATCGTCAAGCTGATCGGCGGCCAGGCCGAGCAGAAGCCCCTGCCCCCGCCCAGCCTTCCGCGCGTGTCGGATACCCCGCTGCTAGGTATCGATGCGCCCAGCGAAGAGCGCTTGTCGCGCGCTTCGGTGCTGGTGGTGGACGATGTGGCCACCAATATCGAAGTCATCGCCGGCATCCTGAAAAGCGAATACGCCATCAAGGTGGCCATCAGCGGCCGCAAGGCGCTGGAAATCGCCAACGGCAGCACCCCGCCCGATTTGATCCTGCTGGACGTGATGATGCCGGAAATGGACGGCAACGAAGTGTGCCGCCAGCTCAAGTCCCAGCCAGCCACCCGCGATATTCCGGTGATCTTTTTAACCGCGCGCGACCAGGTCGACGACGTGGTGGATGGCCTTGCCCTGGGCGCGGTGGACTACGTGGTCAAACCGGCCCAACCCGCCATCCTCAAGGCGCGCATCCGCACCCACCTACGCCTCAGCCAGGCACGCCGAGACCTGCTGCGCCAGAATGCGGCGCTGGCGGACAATGCCCGCCTGCGTGAAGACATCGAGCGTATCACCCACCATGACCTGAAGAACCCGATCAGCGCGATAAGCCATACCGCCGAACTCCTGCTGCTGGAAAGCGACTGGCCGGACACGCAGCGCGAGCGCTTGCAGTTACTGGACGGCGCCGCCCGCCAGGCCCTGGACCTGGTCACCCTTTCGCTGACCCTGTACAAGATCGAACAGGGCCAGTTCCGGCTGGAAAGCGCGCGCATCAACCTGGGCAGACTATTGGAAACCGTGGTGCAGGAAATCAAGGTCCAGTTCGCCTGGAAGCCGGTCGAGATCCGCCTCGACATTCCGGTGGCGCAATCCGCGCTGGGTGAGAACGCCTTGTGCCGCTCGGTGTTCGCCAATCTGCTGAAAAACGCCGTGGAGGCCTCGCCGGACGAGACCGAAGTGCATGTCCAGCTACTCCGTGCCGGTGGCGAATGTACGATCACCCTTCGCAACCACGGCGTGGTGCCACTCCTTATCCGCGAGCACTTCTTCGACAAGTATGTGAGCCATGGCAAGTCGGACGGAACCGGCCTGGGCAGCTATTCGGCCAAGCTGTTGACCGAAGCACAAGGTGGCCGCATCAGCCTGGCCTGCGACGACGATGCGGCGCAGACCTGCCTGACCGTTTACCTTCCGGCCGCGGACTAG
- a CDS encoding response regulator, translating to MPQSVRLYLLRSLVVTGVFWLAAQLGFAFAHQGYLTPVWPPAAVAAAVALLYGPRYLVWIALYVFYDFVAVDFTQTSRYLKGLTEPTAMLLSAIALAHAARHWQLDLSLTRVRDNLLLMGLALFYAAMNAALTTVGYCGFARSVRCVQDGWLVHWAQAGIGDLFGLWICLPALISWGLRLDSASRARLPMPERYRPIPFRFTRQQLVYIVVAACCAALAWWYTRYAALPVQVVGFLALPLLVWGALRFPPLFVHSAILIVGLVTISLQLTAHAQMFGDTPTHLASLFLFLLCLSTLTQLVTAVVQQQRELATSLAHRAEQARTEILLAAAPEAIISIDGQGLISYWNPAAERIFGYARAEAMGRHINSADFLVPAKLIELAKAGLARFHQTGQGPLDQVVEAEARHADGHLVPIELAITGYRQEREWHATVFVRDVSERKRHEAALVAAEVKARDLTDKLPLAVFQLRFVDGKPVVTFANAQWQEFGSAPEAIMANADEAFGLIVERDLAGVHAAMREAVAASRPWEQAFRIRRSDGQLRWIWGEARPSIVAGGEMIWNGYWQDITESQEARAELSAARDQAQDSRRRLIDLSDALPLAIFQLRLEPDGRLHYPFASAKVKDILGIDYADLQSDPAARWRHVLQADRGRAQGIVRRAIAGKQSTDFEHRVMFQGELRWVQVRSVCSPQPDGAWVWNGFWMDVTEARKQAEAIGLAKEEAELATQAKSMFLANMSHEIRTPMNAVIGMAHLALKTPLSPRQRDYVEKIHTAGVSLLGVINDILDFSKIEAGKLDIEAIDFDLDEVLANVAAVTGGRAQDKGLEYLFDIPGDVPRRLNGDPLRLGQVLINLVNNAVKFTEEGEVRLTVSVLKQDPSGVEINFEVKDTGIGMSDEQTAQLFQAFTQADGSTTRKFGGTGLGLSISRRLVEMMGGEINVSSVPGQGSSFRFCTRLGLGSQAGTATRVLPAAFNNMRVLVVDDNAVAREVLVGALDDMPFRVEAVESGAAALAAIRAADADDPFKVVLTDWQMKGIDGIELTRQVKNDPALGAGPMMVLVTAFGREEIRHRAEHAAVDGFLLKPVNRSTLVDTLVTLMGSEVADIGTVSVVPSGRTLDGSRVLVVEDNEVNQQIARELLQGLGLRIDIAENGQEAVQQLLAAGPDRYAMVFMDLQMPIMDGHEATLAIRADRQFDHLPIVAMTAHAMVEEKERCLREGMQDHISKPIEPEALYACARRWIGGEAPKAQADTTDETGLPNIDGLNVHEGIRRVAGNQQLYLKLLGQFGDRFSQSPDRISQWLAHDRASAEREAHSLRGVAANIGATELQTLADQVEQAIRRGDDDGDIRAYLQSLEKSLARFCTQLRHSLAPQPAARVSQVPLAILLPKLSQLLVDNDGDALTLVEQHSGDFHQGLGPSFAAVEQAVAQYDYDAAQVLLGVLSSRAGLSLDAREPSESSS from the coding sequence ATGCCGCAATCCGTCCGACTCTATCTGCTGCGCAGTCTTGTCGTTACCGGCGTGTTCTGGCTGGCCGCGCAACTGGGCTTCGCCTTCGCCCACCAGGGTTATCTGACGCCGGTCTGGCCGCCGGCCGCGGTAGCCGCAGCGGTCGCGCTGCTGTACGGCCCGCGCTATCTGGTGTGGATCGCGCTGTATGTCTTCTACGACTTCGTCGCGGTCGATTTCACCCAAACCAGCCGCTACCTCAAGGGCCTGACCGAACCTACCGCCATGCTGCTGTCGGCCATTGCCCTGGCCCATGCCGCCCGTCATTGGCAGCTGGACCTCAGCTTGACGCGGGTCCGCGACAATCTCTTGCTGATGGGGCTCGCGCTGTTCTACGCCGCCATGAACGCCGCCCTGACCACGGTGGGCTACTGCGGATTCGCGCGGTCCGTTCGCTGTGTACAGGATGGCTGGTTGGTGCATTGGGCACAGGCGGGCATCGGCGACCTGTTCGGCCTGTGGATCTGCCTGCCCGCGCTGATTTCCTGGGGTTTGCGCCTGGACAGCGCCAGCAGGGCCCGCTTGCCCATGCCCGAGCGCTATCGGCCCATTCCCTTTCGCTTTACCCGCCAGCAGCTGGTCTATATCGTCGTGGCCGCCTGCTGCGCCGCGCTGGCCTGGTGGTATACCCGCTACGCCGCCTTGCCGGTCCAGGTGGTGGGCTTCCTGGCCCTGCCCTTGCTGGTATGGGGCGCCTTGCGTTTCCCACCGCTGTTTGTCCATTCCGCTATCCTGATCGTTGGCCTGGTCACCATCAGCCTCCAATTGACCGCCCACGCCCAGATGTTCGGCGACACCCCCACCCACCTGGCCTCGCTCTTCCTGTTCCTGCTTTGCCTTTCCACGCTCACCCAATTGGTGACGGCGGTGGTGCAGCAGCAGCGTGAACTGGCCACCAGCCTGGCGCACCGCGCCGAGCAGGCCCGTACCGAAATCCTGCTGGCCGCCGCGCCGGAGGCCATTATCAGCATCGACGGCCAAGGATTGATCAGCTACTGGAACCCGGCCGCCGAACGCATTTTCGGTTATGCCCGGGCGGAAGCCATGGGCCGCCATATCAACAGCGCGGACTTCCTGGTGCCGGCCAAGTTGATCGAACTGGCCAAGGCCGGCCTGGCCCGCTTCCACCAAACCGGCCAAGGTCCGCTCGATCAAGTGGTGGAGGCAGAAGCCCGCCACGCCGATGGCCATCTGGTGCCCATCGAGCTGGCCATCACCGGCTACCGCCAGGAGCGGGAGTGGCATGCCACCGTTTTTGTCCGCGATGTCAGCGAACGCAAGCGCCACGAAGCGGCCCTGGTCGCCGCCGAGGTCAAGGCCCGCGACCTGACCGACAAACTACCGCTGGCGGTTTTCCAGCTGCGCTTCGTGGACGGCAAGCCGGTCGTGACTTTCGCCAATGCCCAGTGGCAGGAATTCGGCAGCGCGCCGGAGGCCATCATGGCCAATGCCGACGAAGCCTTCGGCCTGATCGTGGAACGCGACCTGGCCGGTGTGCATGCCGCCATGCGCGAAGCCGTCGCCGCCAGCCGGCCTTGGGAACAGGCTTTCCGCATCCGCCGCAGCGATGGCCAGTTGCGCTGGATCTGGGGCGAAGCCAGGCCCAGCATCGTGGCCGGCGGCGAGATGATCTGGAACGGCTACTGGCAGGATATTACCGAGAGCCAGGAAGCCCGCGCCGAACTGTCCGCCGCCCGCGACCAGGCGCAGGATTCGCGCCGCCGCCTGATCGACCTGTCGGACGCGCTGCCGCTGGCGATCTTCCAGCTGCGGCTGGAGCCGGACGGCCGCCTGCACTATCCCTTCGCCAGCGCCAAGGTCAAGGACATCCTGGGCATCGACTATGCCGACCTGCAATCCGACCCGGCCGCCCGTTGGCGCCATGTCCTGCAAGCCGACCGCGGCCGTGCGCAAGGCATCGTGCGGCGCGCCATCGCCGGCAAGCAAAGCACTGATTTCGAACACCGCGTGATGTTCCAGGGCGAGCTACGCTGGGTGCAGGTGCGCAGCGTCTGCAGCCCGCAGCCGGACGGCGCCTGGGTCTGGAACGGTTTCTGGATGGACGTCACCGAAGCGCGCAAGCAAGCCGAGGCGATAGGCCTGGCCAAGGAGGAGGCCGAACTGGCCACCCAGGCCAAATCGATGTTCCTCGCCAATATGAGCCACGAAATCCGCACCCCCATGAACGCCGTTATCGGCATGGCCCATCTGGCCCTGAAAACACCGCTCTCGCCGCGCCAGCGCGACTATGTGGAAAAAATCCATACCGCCGGGGTGTCCTTGCTGGGGGTGATCAACGACATCCTCGATTTTTCCAAGATCGAAGCGGGCAAGCTGGATATCGAAGCCATCGACTTCGATCTGGACGAGGTGCTGGCCAATGTGGCGGCGGTGACCGGCGGACGGGCGCAGGACAAAGGCCTGGAATACCTGTTCGATATTCCCGGCGACGTGCCGCGCCGGCTCAACGGCGACCCGCTGCGGCTTGGCCAGGTACTGATCAACCTGGTCAACAACGCCGTGAAGTTCACCGAAGAGGGTGAGGTCAGGTTGACCGTGAGCGTGCTGAAGCAAGACCCGTCCGGTGTGGAAATCAATTTCGAGGTAAAGGATACCGGCATCGGCATGAGCGACGAACAGACCGCCCAACTATTTCAGGCCTTTACCCAGGCCGACGGTTCGACCACCCGTAAATTCGGCGGCACCGGCCTGGGCTTGAGTATCTCGCGCCGCCTGGTGGAAATGATGGGCGGCGAAATCAACGTCAGCAGCGTGCCCGGCCAAGGTTCCTCTTTCCGATTCTGTACCCGCCTGGGCCTGGGCAGCCAGGCCGGTACCGCCACAAGGGTATTGCCGGCGGCATTCAACAATATGCGCGTACTGGTCGTGGACGATAATGCAGTGGCCCGCGAAGTCCTGGTGGGCGCCTTGGACGATATGCCCTTCCGGGTCGAAGCGGTCGAATCCGGCGCCGCCGCCTTGGCTGCCATTCGCGCAGCCGATGCCGACGATCCCTTCAAGGTGGTGCTGACCGACTGGCAGATGAAGGGCATAGACGGCATCGAGCTGACCCGCCAGGTAAAGAACGACCCGGCCCTGGGCGCCGGCCCGATGATGGTGCTGGTGACCGCTTTCGGTCGCGAGGAAATCCGCCATCGCGCCGAACATGCCGCCGTGGACGGCTTCCTGCTCAAGCCGGTCAACCGCTCCACCCTGGTCGATACCCTGGTGACCTTGATGGGCAGCGAAGTGGCCGATATCGGCACGGTCAGCGTGGTGCCCAGCGGGCGGACACTGGACGGCTCCCGCGTGCTGGTGGTGGAAGACAATGAAGTGAACCAGCAAATCGCCCGCGAGCTCCTGCAGGGCCTGGGCTTGCGCATCGATATCGCCGAGAACGGCCAGGAAGCGGTACAGCAGCTGCTGGCAGCCGGACCGGATCGCTACGCCATGGTATTCATGGATCTGCAGATGCCCATCATGGACGGCCACGAGGCCACGCTGGCCATTCGCGCCGATCGGCAATTCGACCATCTCCCCATCGTGGCCATGACCGCGCATGCCATGGTCGAAGAAAAAGAACGTTGCCTGCGCGAAGGCATGCAGGACCATATCAGCAAGCCCATCGAACCGGAGGCGCTCTATGCCTGCGCCCGCCGCTGGATCGGCGGCGAAGCGCCCAAGGCGCAGGCCGATACGACGGACGAAACCGGACTGCCGAACATAGACGGACTGAATGTCCACGAAGGCATCCGCCGGGTAGCCGGCAATCAGCAGCTGTATCTGAAGTTGCTGGGCCAATTCGGCGACCGCTTCTCGCAGAGCCCGGACCGGATTAGCCAGTGGCTGGCGCATGATCGCGCCAGTGCCGAGCGCGAAGCGCATTCCCTACGCGGGGTCGCGGCCAATATTGGCGCCACGGAATTGCAGACGCTGGCCGACCAGGTGGAGCAAGCCATCCGGCGCGGCGATGACGACGGCGATATCCGGGCGTATCTGCAATCCCTGGAGAAATCGCTGGCGCGCTTCTGCACGCAACTGCGCCATAGCCTGGCCCCGCAACCGGCGGCCAGGGTCAGCCAGGTGCCCTTGGCCATCCTGCTGCCCAAGCTCAGTCAGCTGCTGGTGGACAACGATGGCGACGCCCTCACCCTGGTCGAGCAGCACAGCGGCGACTTCCACCAAGGCTTGGGCCCCTCTTTCGCAGCGGTTGAACAAGCAGTGGCCCAGTACGACTACGATGCGGCGCAAGTGCTGCTTGGCGTACTGAGCAGTCGTGCCGGCTTGTCGCTCGATGCGCGCGAACCCTCCGAGTCTTCCTCATGA
- a CDS encoding ATP-binding protein gives MNDAMDKLTGNWRRDFEQALSLMRDSPAAARRRGDNLIALGQQRGQPLIERYGELLQSLSDYFDDRNEATEASFFALDQAFAAGNEREGQLLSRFGILAVRRVQGRIEEGYRFGQEMVVPILPPHPTLGSALALNTLGILAQEYGLTDEALRHFYAALDAARSLGQKAREAQITCNIGELFYICGNAEDGETMLWQAHELALHAEERWLLPFVSLVLALCKLSRGDSAAAYEVIEGFLDDHVDILNSSASNRGFFHAVAAYTLAERGQLERAESFCQRALHDMDSYEEKHLRPYTWWASGHIHHLRGRHAEAIAHLNRAIDETGDIGYVFMPMRATQELADIHAKCGNWEAALTDYKRHHDYFERAQGQATRTRLQVLSIQSELREAEADLRHAEEATRAKSMFLANMSHEIRTPMNAIIGMAHLALKTPLSPKQRDYVEKIHTAGVSLLGIINDILDFSKIEAGKLDIESVDFDLDEVLANLAAITGGRAADKGLDYLFDIPPETPRRLKGDPLRLGQILINLVNNAVKFTEKGEVRLLAYVEHDGPDGLVLAFEVRDSGIGMSAEQAGRLFQAFTQADGSTTRKFGGTGLGLTISRRLVEMMGGQIRVESSPGRGSNFLFTVCMQHGAPAAATGGSGNIQILPKFKGVSVLLVEDNEINQQIVVELLQAAGVAVEVAGNGREALDLLLLHDTPPYDMVLLDVQMPIMDGYATVRAIRAEPRLSQLPVVAMTAHAMHEERQRCLDSGMNGHLSKPISPQNLFDTVAHWTSMRPRTVSQAAAAGQATLPQLPGLNVESGLARTLGDHALYLALLDRFAQEQEGVLDRIRAALPSDTATARRLAHTLKSVAGLIGAGPVQTLAGEVEAALESGGTGVSPAQLDQLATELDTLLIGLANFKPVQQPEQGAAASLTELITLLRAQDGEALDYFDQHRDALVQALPEGLLQKVERQIRQYDYDTVLALLEGS, from the coding sequence ATGAACGATGCCATGGACAAGCTGACGGGCAATTGGCGCCGCGACTTCGAGCAGGCACTCAGCCTGATGCGCGATAGTCCCGCGGCTGCCCGCCGGCGCGGCGACAACTTGATTGCCTTGGGGCAGCAACGCGGCCAGCCCTTGATCGAGCGCTATGGCGAACTGCTGCAATCGCTCAGCGACTATTTCGATGACCGCAACGAGGCCACCGAAGCGAGCTTCTTTGCATTGGACCAGGCTTTTGCCGCCGGTAACGAGCGCGAAGGCCAGTTGCTGAGCCGCTTTGGCATCCTGGCGGTTCGGCGGGTACAGGGACGCATCGAGGAGGGATACCGATTCGGCCAGGAAATGGTTGTACCGATACTACCGCCCCACCCTACCCTGGGTAGCGCGCTCGCCCTCAATACCCTGGGCATCCTTGCGCAGGAATACGGCTTGACCGATGAAGCCCTGCGACATTTCTACGCCGCGCTGGACGCCGCCCGCAGCCTGGGCCAAAAGGCGCGCGAGGCGCAGATCACCTGCAATATCGGCGAACTGTTCTATATCTGCGGCAATGCCGAAGATGGCGAAACCATGCTGTGGCAGGCGCACGAGCTGGCGCTGCATGCCGAGGAGCGCTGGCTGCTGCCCTTCGTCAGCCTGGTATTGGCGCTGTGCAAGCTCTCGCGTGGCGACAGCGCCGCGGCCTACGAGGTGATCGAAGGCTTTTTGGACGACCACGTCGATATCCTTAATTCGTCCGCCTCCAATCGCGGCTTCTTCCATGCCGTGGCGGCATACACGCTGGCAGAGCGAGGCCAGCTGGAGCGCGCCGAATCGTTCTGCCAGCGTGCCCTGCACGATATGGACAGCTACGAGGAAAAACATCTGCGCCCCTACACCTGGTGGGCCAGCGGACATATCCATCACTTGCGCGGCCGCCATGCGGAGGCCATCGCCCACCTCAACCGCGCCATCGACGAAACCGGCGATATCGGCTACGTCTTCATGCCCATGCGTGCCACCCAGGAGCTGGCCGACATCCATGCCAAGTGCGGCAATTGGGAAGCCGCCCTGACCGATTACAAACGTCACCACGACTACTTCGAACGAGCCCAGGGCCAGGCCACCCGCACCCGCCTGCAAGTGCTCAGCATCCAGAGCGAATTGCGCGAGGCCGAAGCCGATCTGCGCCACGCCGAGGAAGCCACCCGGGCGAAGTCGATGTTCCTGGCCAATATGAGCCATGAGATCCGTACCCCGATGAATGCCATCATCGGCATGGCCCACCTGGCGCTAAAGACGCCGCTATCGCCCAAGCAGCGCGACTACGTGGAAAAAATCCATACCGCCGGCGTCTCGCTGCTGGGCATCATCAACGACATCCTCGACTTCTCCAAGATCGAAGCCGGCAAGCTCGATATCGAGTCGGTCGATTTCGATCTGGACGAAGTGCTTGCCAATCTGGCCGCCATCACCGGCGGCCGCGCGGCCGACAAGGGCTTGGACTACCTGTTCGATATCCCGCCCGAAACCCCGCGCCGGCTGAAGGGCGACCCGCTGCGGCTGGGCCAGATCCTGATCAACCTGGTGAACAATGCGGTCAAGTTCACCGAAAAGGGCGAAGTCAGGCTGCTGGCCTATGTCGAACATGATGGTCCGGATGGGCTGGTGCTGGCCTTCGAAGTCCGCGACAGCGGCATAGGCATGAGTGCCGAGCAGGCTGGCAGGCTATTCCAGGCCTTTACCCAGGCCGACGGTTCGACCACCCGCAAGTTCGGCGGCACGGGCCTGGGGCTGACCATTTCGCGGCGCCTGGTGGAAATGATGGGCGGTCAGATCCGGGTAGAAAGCAGTCCGGGCCGTGGCTCGAACTTCCTCTTTACCGTGTGCATGCAACACGGCGCGCCTGCGGCGGCAACAGGCGGCAGCGGTAATATCCAGATCTTGCCCAAATTCAAGGGCGTCTCGGTACTGCTGGTGGAGGACAACGAAATCAACCAGCAGATCGTCGTCGAGCTGCTGCAGGCGGCCGGCGTGGCGGTGGAAGTCGCCGGCAACGGCCGCGAAGCGCTGGACCTGCTGTTGCTGCACGATACGCCGCCCTACGATATGGTCCTGCTGGATGTGCAGATGCCCATCATGGACGGCTATGCCACGGTCCGTGCCATTCGCGCCGAGCCGCGTCTCAGCCAGCTACCGGTCGTCGCCATGACCGCCCATGCCATGCATGAGGAGCGTCAGCGCTGTCTGGATTCCGGCATGAACGGCCACCTGTCCAAGCCGATTTCACCGCAGAACCTGTTCGACACGGTAGCGCACTGGACCAGCATGCGCCCCCGTACGGTCAGCCAGGCCGCTGCGGCCGGACAGGCCACGCTGCCGCAGCTGCCGGGGCTGAACGTGGAAAGCGGCCTGGCGCGCACACTGGGCGACCACGCCCTTTACCTGGCCCTGCTGGACCGCTTCGCGCAGGAACAGGAAGGCGTGCTGGATCGTATCCGTGCCGCCTTGCCCAGCGATACCGCCACCGCGCGCCGCCTGGCCCACACCCTGAAAAGCGTGGCAGGCCTGATCGGCGCCGGCCCGGTCCAGACGCTGGCCGGCGAGGTGGAAGCCGCGCTGGAAAGCGGCGGAACCGGCGTAAGCCCGGCCCAGCTCGACCAGTTGGCCACCGAACTGGATACCCTGCTGATCGGCCTGGCCAACTTCAAGCCGGTTCAACAGCCGGAACAAGGCGCGGCCGCCAGCCTGACCGAACTGATCACCCTGCTGCGTGCGCAGGATGGCGAAGCACTCGACTACTTCGACCAGCACCGCGACGCCCTGGTGCAGGCCTTGCCGGAAGGCCTGTTGCAAAAGGTCGAGCGGCAGATACGGCAGTATGATTACGATACGGTGCTGGCGTTGCTGGAGGGGTCGTAG
- a CDS encoding response regulator, with translation MNESPARQTVLIVDDTPDNIQLLSALLRDQYKTKVATSGYKAIEIAQSSQPDLILMDVMMPELDGYDTTRQLKQNPATADIPVIFLTAKSQVEDEELGLGIGAVDYIIKPISPPIVLARVRTHLALKSARQFLSDQNQHLEHLVHERTNQLMQMQDATILAMASLAETRDNETGNHIRRTQNYVAALARALQAHPRFAAVLSDENVALLYKSAPLHDIGKVGVPDRILLKPDKLDEAEWEIMKRHTIYGRDTILQVEKHLGGSNSFLTFAREIAHYHQEKWDGSGYPEGLRGDAIPISARLMAVADVYDALISKRVYKPAFPHAQAVAMMREGRGSHFDPDVLDAFLAIEQEFLAIADRFRDLETSPASH, from the coding sequence ATGAACGAGTCCCCAGCCAGGCAAACCGTGTTGATCGTGGACGATACGCCCGACAACATCCAATTGCTGTCGGCGCTGTTGCGCGACCAGTACAAGACCAAGGTCGCCACCAGCGGTTACAAGGCCATCGAGATCGCCCAGTCCAGCCAGCCCGACCTGATCCTGATGGATGTGATGATGCCGGAACTCGATGGCTACGACACCACCCGCCAGCTCAAGCAAAACCCGGCCACCGCCGATATCCCGGTGATCTTCCTTACCGCCAAGAGCCAGGTCGAGGACGAGGAGCTGGGCTTGGGGATCGGCGCCGTCGATTACATCATCAAGCCCATCAGTCCGCCCATCGTCCTGGCACGGGTCAGGACCCATCTTGCCTTGAAGAGCGCCCGGCAATTCCTCAGCGACCAGAACCAGCACCTGGAACACCTGGTGCACGAACGCACCAACCAATTGATGCAGATGCAGGACGCCACCATCCTGGCCATGGCCAGCCTGGCCGAAACCCGCGACAACGAGACCGGCAACCATATCCGCCGCACCCAGAACTACGTCGCCGCGCTGGCCCGCGCGCTACAGGCGCACCCCCGCTTTGCCGCCGTGCTGAGCGATGAGAATGTCGCCTTGCTGTATAAATCCGCCCCCTTGCACGATATCGGCAAGGTCGGCGTGCCGGACCGCATCCTGCTCAAGCCCGACAAGCTCGACGAAGCGGAGTGGGAAATCATGAAGCGCCATACGATCTATGGCCGCGATACCATCCTGCAAGTGGAAAAACATCTGGGCGGCAGCAACAGCTTTCTTACCTTCGCCCGTGAAATCGCCCACTACCACCAGGAGAAGTGGGACGGCTCAGGCTATCCCGAAGGCTTGCGTGGCGATGCCATCCCGATCTCCGCCCGCCTGATGGCGGTGGCCGATGTCTATGACGCACTGATCTCCAAGCGGGTCTACAAGCCGGCCTTCCCGCACGCGCAGGCGGTAGCGATGATGCGCGAGGGGCGTGGCAGCCATTTCGACCCCGATGTGCTGGACGCCTTTCTCGCCATCGAGCAGGAATTCCTAGCCATCGCCGATCGCTTCCGCGACCTGGAAACCTCGCCGGCCAGCCACTAA
- the prfB gene encoding peptide chain release factor 2 (programmed frameshift), with amino-acid sequence MEAERLNQIENSIADLAARGDELRRYLDYPGKKDRLEEVSRLTEDPELWNDPKRAQEIGKEKKLLESVVLGLDEIGQIVVDSRDLFDMAKPDGDWDTIEAVAADLANAEAKIAELEFRRMFSNPMDPNACFVDIQSGAGGTEAQDWAGMLMRMFMRYGERKGFTVELMEESEGEVAGISSCTIKFSGEYAYGFLRTETGVHRLVRVSPFDSNARRHTSFSSVFVYPEVDDSIEIEINPADLRIDTYRASGAGGQHINKTDSAVRITHNPSGIVVQCQNDRSQHRNKDEAMQMLRAKLYEAELRRRMEAQQSLEAGKSDIGWGHQIRSYVFDQSRVKDLRTNIEVGNVKGVMDGDLDIFIQASLKQGV; translated from the exons ATGGAAGCCGAACGCCTCAATCAGATCGAAAACAGCATCGCCGACCTCGCCGCCCGCGGCGACGAACTTCGGAGGTATCTT GACTACCCTGGCAAAAAAGACCGCCTGGAAGAAGTCAGCCGCCTGACCGAAGACCCCGAGCTGTGGAACGACCCCAAGCGCGCCCAGGAAATCGGCAAGGAAAAGAAGCTGCTGGAGTCCGTCGTACTGGGCCTGGATGAAATCGGCCAGATCGTCGTCGATAGCCGCGACCTGTTCGACATGGCCAAGCCGGATGGCGACTGGGACACCATCGAAGCGGTTGCCGCCGACCTGGCCAACGCCGAAGCCAAGATCGCCGAGCTGGAATTCCGCCGCATGTTTTCCAATCCGATGGACCCGAACGCCTGTTTCGTGGACATCCAGTCCGGTGCCGGCGGTACCGAGGCACAGGATTGGGCAGGCATGCTGATGCGCATGTTCATGCGCTACGGCGAACGCAAAGGCTTTACCGTCGAACTGATGGAAGAATCCGAAGGCGAAGTGGCAGGCATCAGCAGCTGCACCATCAAGTTCAGCGGCGAATACGCCTATGGCTTCCTGCGTACCGAAACCGGCGTGCATCGCCTGGTCCGGGTATCGCCGTTCGACTCGAATGCCCGCCGCCACACCTCGTTCTCGTCCGTGTTCGTCTATCCGGAAGTGGACGACAGCATCGAGATCGAAATCAATCCGGCCGATCTGCGCATCGATACCTATCGTGCCAGCGGCGCCGGCGGCCAGCACATCAACAAGACCGATTCGGCCGTGCGTATCACCCACAATCCCAGCGGGATCGTGGTGCAATGCCAGAATGACCGCTCGCAGCACCGCAACAAGGACGAAGCGATGCAGATGCTGCGCGCCAAGCTCTACGAAGCCGAGCTGCGCCGCCGCATGGAAGCCCAGCAATCGCTCGAAGCCGGCAAGTCCGATATCGGCTGGGGCCACCAGATCCGCTCCTATGTATTCGACCAGAGCCGGGTCAAGGACCTGCGCACCAATATCGAGGTCGGTAACGTCAAGGGCGTAATGGATGGCGATCTGGACATCTTTATCCAGGCCAGCCTCAAGCAGGGCGTTTGA